The Arachis duranensis cultivar V14167 chromosome 9, aradu.V14167.gnm2.J7QH, whole genome shotgun sequence genomic sequence acttggcgttcaactccaagaaaagcctcagctcatgaatagatcaagctcagcccaaacatacaccaagtgggctccgaaagtggatttatgcatcaattacttactcatgtataccctagtagctagtttagtataaataggactttttactagtgtattagtcgtcttttgaccacgtttcatctttggtctcagttttgttttattcttcatcttaggaggccattgagcatGTTTTAgcgggctggccattcggccatgcctgaacctttcacttatgtactttcaacgatggagtttctgcacaccatagattaagggtgtggaactctgctgtacctcaagtttcaatgcaattactactctTTTCCTATAAACTTCATTTATTTCTGtcctaagatattcgttgcacttcaacttgatgaagtctaaccttgtctgtggtattccgagtaagattccggtattgaatgactgtgacgagcttcaaactcctgaaggctgggcgtgatgacaaacgcaaaagaatcaatggattctactccaacctgattgagaaccgatagatgattagccgtgctgtgacagagcatttggaccattttcactgagaggatgggatgtagctatcaacaagggtgatgcctccagacgattagccgtgcagtgacagcgcataggaccattttcccgagaggattaaaagtagccattgatgatggtgatgccctacatacagcttgccatggaaaggagtaagaaggattggatgaaagcaataagaaagtagagattcgaaaggattctagcatctccacacacctatctgaaatttccactattgatttacataagtatttctatccctttttattttatttatcttttaaaatatctaatccaattacatttgaccctatgaatccacttaactgagatttacaaggtgaccatagcttgcttcataccaataatctctgtgggatcgacccttactcacgtaaggtattacttggatgacccagtacacttgctggttaagttgaatgaagttgtgatcataaattccaatagagccaatttttaaatctcatgcaaatacaaagaggatcacaatttcgtccaccaagtttcaAATAATCTCCTGCAACTCGAAGCAACAGATTAACAGAGTCTAAAACTTTAAGTTTTAAGCCAACTTGATTCAACTCCCCCTTCTCAAGTTCAACTAGAACGATCAATTGGTATCTAGAGCAAGGTCTCAATGAGGCAAGCTTCACAgcttggagcaaagatccaTGGCCAACAACACCAGTCCCAACGTCGTGGCGTTCACTCTCACTGAAGGGCAGTCTAATAATAGACCTCCCTACTTAAATGGCAGCAACTATTCTTACTGAAAAGATCACTCTCAACGGTACAGACGTCCCCACTAAACAGAATTCTGATGGAGAAGTTGTGGCAAAGGAAGATAGTGAATGGAcagatgaagaaaagaagaaggttgAACTCAATGCCAAAGCAATCAACCTGATGCATTACGCGATCAGTTTCGAAGAGTTCAGAAAGGTGTCAAGGTGCAAAACGGCTAAAGAAATATGGGACAAGCTCAGACTCACTCATGAAGGCACTAAGCAAATGAGGGAAACCAGAATTGGCATGCTGATGAAGGAATATGAAATATTCAGTATGAAGGAGGAAGAGAGTATCGATCAAATATTCGAAAGGTTCAGAATAATCATCAACAATCTAGACACAATGGGAAGGAACTACTCTGAAGAAACTCTAGTGAGAAAGATCCTGAGAAGTCTTACTAAGAAATGCAAAGTAAAAAGCACAGCCATCTCTGAAAGGAATGATTTGATCAAAATcacctatgatgagctgagaggtAAGCTGCTGGCCTATGAAACCACTCACATGTCTTAAGACAAAgatgacaaaaagaaaagtatagcaCTAAAATCAAGAATGACAGCCCAAGGAGAAGAATCTGATGACAGTTTCTCAGATGAAGAAATGGTACTCTTTgcaagaaaaatgagaagacTACTGAGATACAAAAGCAAAGGCAAAGGAAGCTCTTCATCCAAAGATGTCAAGAAAGATCAAGTCAAGTTCACATGCCATCACTGCAAGGAACCTGGTCACTTCAAGTCAGATTGCCCTCAACTTAAGAAAGGcgaaaaatccaagaaagacaAAAAGAATGTGATGATGGCTACATGGGAGGACTTGGAGAACGACACCAGCTCAGAGAGCTCAGATCAAGAAGCTCAGCTATTTTTGATGGCAGACCATGATGATGAAAATGAGGTAGATCTTTCTGACTTGTCTATTGATGAACTGCACTATATTATCAAGGACATTTCTGTCAATTCCAAGAAACTCTTGGATAAGTATGCGAaattgataaacccatattttatgatataatttgtgctgaatttaagtgttttattcaatccttcacccacttatgcatgtgaaattgcatggttttaccttcccttccttattatgagatgtatgtgaaaaacatgttttctaggctttaaaagtattaattttaattatcttttattgccattcaatgccgtgattcgtgtgttgagtaatttcagatcttctaaggcaggaataacttaaaggatgaaaaggaaacatgagaaaatggaaggaaagcataaaacggagtttttgaagaaactggcagcgacgcgatcgcatgggcgacgcggccgcatgccagTGTGAAAtggcaatgacgcgatcgcatgattgacgcgatcgcgcgcCACAAGCGAAACGCATATGATGCGGACGCATTACTGAAGCGACCGCGTGACAAGAAAAATTCCacatgacgcgaccgcgtgacccacgcgaacgcgtgacagaggccacgcaccaaaaattacaaaaagcgatcccagcgatttctgaagccctttttggcccaaatccaagtccagaaagcacagaccagaggttatgaagtatGAGAATGCATTCGAAAGGAGGGGAGCGAGCCAATTAgttacttttcatagtttagatgtagttttagtgagagaggttctctcctctctcttaggatttagaaattaggattttttagaaattaaggatttaattcaactcttcatatcaggttcaatattcctttattttgacctcTCTTCTACTTGAGATACTTTagctttggttaagaaatcagtaactcttgagttatcaaactcaacgtGATCGATAATCGCTGNNNNNNNNNNNNNNNNNNNNNNNNNNNNNNNNNNNNNNNNNCTTTTcctaggaattaactaggatttgaagatcaaactaattagccacttgaccttccttcgcaccagcagaggttaactaagtggaattaagattcaattttcatcatcattgataaggataactaggataggacttccaatttctcataccttaccaagagtttattttacagtcatttatttattttatttgtcatttatcatatttgttcctcattctcaaaacccccaatttacaaaactcataaccaataataagaacacacctccctgcaattccttgagaagatgacccgaggtttaaatacttcggttatcaatttatttaggggtttgttacttgtgacaaccaaaacatttgtaagaaaggttgattgcttggtttagtaactatacttccAACGAGattttactataacttctaaaccatcaatcttcatctcttcaaaatggcgccgttgccggggaattgcaacagtgtgccttattattggttattgtaaatatttttcttttacttgtttatttgtttttttcttttcccccttatttctgataactactatgaattctcacccctttcgCTTTCAGTTTAGTTccaattttgttgcaaggaatggaagctataacaagactatgcatcacggtcaaagcaatcaaagatggatggagccaaaaGGATCTGATCACctctttaggcaacaacaccttcctagacatcatggacaaagaccattctacaatgcataccaagctgatagatatggtggaccgccttgtagctactaacaagccccaccctatgctcagagaccatcctttcaacacaacctcaatctaccatactcacaagctctttttcaccattcgccaccatatgatccttatccaccccaacgccaatccaattacgcccaagaaccaccactcccccatacaccatgtccatatccatcaaactaagaatcacaggttcgcttcgaagaatcagtcaaccaatttaatgcaacccttcatcaactggagcaagcaataaatcaattatctttcaGTCATTCggacactcaacagactcctatggcttcatgtggagaagtCACCACTCGAGTTCTCCTAGTAATgcacttgcatccgcaagtgaattctttgacaCAGacgaatcttccccaagtgaatacgaagatgatgcagaggtcaacttttctcaacctcccaattatgactcaagtgatgaagaagatATCGGTGAcattgatcaagacatggttgaattgGAAGAAGATTGCccagaagtggaggaattcactgagaccacaagggagtagagcttgcagaaccactagaaacacctatcccaaggccattaccacccaacacatatttcaagtgggtaaaatccttgactttcacttttatttttccacttgaatatggtttacttaagacagatggccagcttagagctctttgtggctttaaaaGCAAACGGGAAATGACCcgcactcagagctggtgcacaagactcaataaggtttcacacttcaatttgaggtgcaagaattt encodes the following:
- the LOC107495305 gene encoding uncharacterized protein LOC107495305: MAATILTEKITLNGTDVPTKQNSDGEVVAKEDSEWTDEEKKKVELNAKAINLMHYAISFEEFRKVSRCKTAKEIWDKLRLTHEGTKQMRETRIGMLMKEYEIFSMKEEESIDQIFERFRIIINNLDTMGRNYSEETLVRKILRSLTKKCKVKSTAISERNDLIKITYDELRGKLLAYETTHMS